One genomic window of Nicotiana sylvestris chromosome 10, ASM39365v2, whole genome shotgun sequence includes the following:
- the LOC104239035 gene encoding eukaryotic initiation factor 4A-11, giving the protein MAGLAPEGSQFDARQYDAKMTELLGTEQQEFFTSYDEVYESFDAMGLQENLLRGIYAYGFEKPSAIQQRGIVPFCKGLDVIQQAQSGTGKTATFCSGILQQLDYSLVECQALVLAPTRELAQQIEKVMRALGDYLGVKVHACVGGTSVREDQRILQSGVHVVVGTPGRVFDMLRRQSLRPDNIKMFVLDEADEMLSRGFKDQIYDIFQLLPPKIQVGVFSATMPPEALEITRKFMNKPVRILVKRDELTLEGIKQFYVNVDKEEWKLETLCDLYETLAITQSVIFVNTRRKVDWLTDKMRGRDHTVSATHGDMDQNTRDIIMREFRSGSSRVLITTDLLARGIDVQQVSLVINYDLPTQPENYLHRIGRSGRFGRKGVSINFVTKDDERMLFDIQKFYNVVIEELPANVADLL; this is encoded by the exons ATGGCAGGCTTGGCACCAGAGGGTTCTCAATTTGATGCTCGTCAGTATGACGCCAAAATGACAGAGCT GCTTGGTACTGAACAGCAAGAATTCTTCACATCATACGATGAGGTTTACGAAAGTTTTGATGCCATGGGTTTGCAAGAAAACCTTCTGAGGGGCATTTATGCCTATG GTTTCGAGAAACCATCTGCTATTCAGCAAAGGGGCATTGTTCCCTTTTGCAAGGGCCTTGACGTTATCCAGCAGGCACAATCTGGGACTGGAAAGACAGCAACTTTCTGCTCTGGAATTCTCCAGCAACTTGATTACAGTTTAGTTGAATGTCAGGCTCTGGTTCTTGCACCAACCCGTGAGCTAGCTCAACAGATTGAGAAGGTTATGCGGGCACTTGGTGACTATCTAGGCGTGAAGGTTCATGCTTGTGTTGGGGGTACTAGTGTCCGTGAGGATCAGCGTATCCTTCAGAGCGGTGTTCATGTCGTGGTTGGTACTCCAGGCCGTGTCTTTGACATGCTGCGCAGGCAGTCTCTTCGCCCTGACAACATCAAGATGTTTGTTTTGGATGAAGCCGATGAAATGCTCTCTAGAGGTTTCAAGGATCAG aTTTATGATATATTCCAACTTTTGCCACCAAAAATCCAAGTGGGTGTTTTCTCTGCCACTATGCCACCAGAGGCCCTCGAGATTACTAGAAAGTTCATGAACAAGCCTGTGAGGATTCTTGTGAAGCGTGATGAGCTCACTCTTGAAGGTATTAAGCAATTTTATGTCAATGTTGACAAGGAAGAGTGGAAGCTTGAAACACTCTGTGATCTTTATGAGACCTTGGCCATCACCCAGAGTGTCATCTTTGTTAACACTAGGCGAAAGGTTGATTGGCTCACTGATAAAATGCGTGGCCGTGATCACACAGTATCTGCAACTCATGGAGACATGGATCAGAACACAAGAGATATCATTATGAGGGAGTTCCGATCTGGCTCATCTCGTGTGCTTATCACTACTGATCTCCTTGCTCGTGGTATTGATGTTCAGCAAGTCTCCCTTGTTATTAACTACGATCTGCCGACTCAACCAGAAAACTACTTGCATCGTATTGGTCGTAGTGGCCGATTTGGAAGGAAGGGTGTTTCTATCAACTTTGTCACCAAGGATGACGAAAGGATGCTTTTTGACATACAAAAGTTTTATAATGTCGTGATTGAGGAGCTGCCAGCCAATGTTGCTGATCTcctttga